Proteins co-encoded in one Canis lupus familiaris isolate Mischka breed German Shepherd chromosome 36, alternate assembly UU_Cfam_GSD_1.0, whole genome shotgun sequence genomic window:
- the SCRN3 gene encoding secernin-3: MEPCSCDTFVALPPATVDNRIIFGKNSDRLCDEVQEIVYFPAAVHDNPREHLQCTYIEIDQVPETYAVVLSRPAWLWGAEMGANEHGVCIGNEAVWGREEVCDEEALLGMDLVRLGLERADTAEKALNVIVDLLEKYGQGGNCSEGRMVFSYHNSFLIADRNEAWILETAGKYWAAEKVQEGVRNISNQLSITTKIDREHPDLRNYAKQKGWWDGKKEFDFAATYSYLDTAKMKISPGRYCEGYRLLNKHKGNITFETMMEILRDKPSGINMEGEFLTTASMVSILPQDSSLPCIHFFTGTPDPERSVFKPFIFVPNISQLLDTSSPTFGLEDPVKKKPRFQHKPDRRHPLYQKHQQALEVIDKKEEKAKTLLDNMRKLEKELFKEIESILQNKHLDGDKIVNLFPQCVKDEIRIYKSNISP; this comes from the exons atggaaccttGTTCCTGTGATACTTTTGTGGCATTACCTCCGGCAACGGTTGATAACAggattatttttggaaaaaattcagACAGACTGTGCGATGAAGTACAGGAGATAGTTTATTTTCCTGCCGCAGTTCATGATAACCCGAGAGAACATCTTCAG TGTACTTATATAGAAATTGATCAAGTTCCTGAAACCTATGCTGTTGTCCTTAGTCGCCCAGCTTGGTTATGGGGGGCAGAAATGGGAGCCAATGAGCATGGAGTTTGCATTGGGAATGAAGCTGTATGGGGGAGAGAAGAAGTTTGTGATGAAGAGGCGCTACTGGGCATGGACCTTGTcag acttgGCCTTGAAAGAGCTGATACAGCTGAAAAAGCCCTCAATGTCATTGTTGATCTATTAGAAAAATATGGCCAGGGTGGAAATTGTTCAGAGGGTAGGATGGTATTTAGCTATCACAACAGTTTCCTGATAGCTGATAGGAATGAAGCCTGGATTCTGGAGACTGCAGGGAAGTACTGGGCAGCAGAAAAAGTACAAG AGGGAGTTCGTAATATTTCTAATCAGCTTTCTATAACAACCAAGATTGATCGGGAACATCCAGACCTGAGAAACTACGCTAAGCAGAAAGGTTGGTGGGATGGTAAAAAGGAGTTTGATTTTGCTGCAACATACTCTTACCTTGACACAGCCAAGATGAAGATTTCACCAGGCAGATACTGTGAAGGCTACAGGCTTCTGAATAAACACAAag GAAATATAACTTTTGAAACAATGATGGAAATTCTCCGAGATAAACCAAGTGGCATTAATATGGAAGGAGAATTCCTGACCACTGCAAGCATGGTTTCTATTTTACCTCAAGACTCCAGCCTTCCTTGCATTCACTTCTTTACAGGGACTCCTGATCCTGAGAG GTCCGTTTTTAAGCCTTTCATATTTGTGCCAAATATTTCACAACTATTGGATACCAGTTCACCAACATTTGGACTTGAAGATCCAGTTAAGAAGAAGCCACGTTTCCAGCATAAGCCTGACAGAAGGCACCCACTCTACCAAAAGCATCAACAGGCATTGGAAGTAATAGATAAAAAGGAG gaaaaagcCAAAACATTGTTGGATAACATgaggaaactggagaaagaactaTTCAAAGAGATAGAATCAATTCTTCAAAACAAGCACCTTGATGGGGATAAAATTGTTAATCTCTTTCCTCAGTGTGTAAAAGATGAAATTAGAATTTATAAGTCAAACATTAGTCCTTAG